A single region of the Eulemur rufifrons isolate Redbay chromosome 8, OSU_ERuf_1, whole genome shotgun sequence genome encodes:
- the UTS2 gene encoding urotensin-2, whose product MYKLASCCLLLIGFLTPLFSLPISDSREVSLQLSAPDEDPWLMLQDLERASLLQRLPGTLGVGRGDAPREAGPSTNVFNPRGNLRKFQAFSGQDPFNIFLSHLLAGTRKEYRKRGTPSECFWKYCV is encoded by the exons ATGTATAAGCTGGCCTCCTGCTGCTTGCTTCTCATAGGATTCTTaacccctctcttctctcttcccatctCTGACTCCAGGGAAGTATCCCTTCAGCTCTCAG CACCCGATGAAGACCCATGGCTAATGCTGCAGGACCTGGAAAGAGCTTCCCTTCTGCAGCGGCTGCCAGGGACCCTGGGTGTCGGAAGAGGCGATGCTCCTAGGGAAGCAG GTCCTAGTACCAACGTTTTTAACCCAAGAGGAAATCTGAGAAAG TTTCAGGCTTTCTCTGGACAAGacccatttaatattttcctgaGTCATCTTTTGGCCGGAACCAGGAAAGAATACAGGAAACGTGGGACTCCTTCTGAATGCTTCTGGAAATACTGCGTCTGA